One Argiope bruennichi chromosome 5, qqArgBrue1.1, whole genome shotgun sequence DNA segment encodes these proteins:
- the LOC129968859 gene encoding progranulin-like, whose amino-acid sequence MDLRKILLSILLGFVCLSSVLKAEDNDHSCETQCGDSCCPHENGVCCEGSSGCCRQGQTCLPNTDTCLGLNFTAHGNVTLHSEQVTPFTGLYCPNRTTACKGGCCPFADADCCENGYCCPKGTHCSVDACIVDGVPSKALRKGLAGKDPENNIMGLKLKNLGIQICPDKLHLCPGTAECCRNANGQWDCCPKVSNLKGECCYMFGFIWTCCTDILPVCHTWGCWWT is encoded by the exons ATGGATCTTAGAAA aatacTTCTAAGCATTTTGCTTGGATTCGTTTGCCTATCTTCAGTACTAAAAG CTGAGGATAACGATCATTCCTGTGAAACACAATGTGGAGACAGTTGTTGCCCTCACGAAAATGGAGTATGCTGCGAAGGCAGCTCAGGGTGTTGCCGACAGGGTCAAACCTGCTTGCCTAACACCGATACTTGCCTCGGCTTGAATTTTACAGCACATGGCAATGTGACACTTCATTCCGAACAAGTCACGCCCTTTACTGGGCTGTACTGTCCCAATAGAACAACTGCCTGCAAGGGAGGTTGCTGTCCTTTTGCTGATGCTGATTGCTGCGAGAATGGTTATTGCTGTCCGAAAGGAACCCATTGCTCAGTAGATGCATGCATTGTGGATGGAGTTCCTAGTAAGGCACTGAGGAAGGGGTTGGCCGGAAAAGACCCGGAGAATAACATTATGGGACTGAAACTGAAAAATCTTGGTATTCAGATCTGTCCCGATAAACTGCACTTATGTCCCGGTACAGCTGAATGCTGTAGAAATGCTAATGGTCAATGGGATTGCTGTCCAAAAGTTTCTAATTTAAAAG GTGAATGTTGCTACATGTTTGGATTTATATGGACTTGCTGCACTGATATTCTTCCTGTATGCCATACGTGGGGATGTTGGTGGACATAA